A genomic segment from Anaerolineae bacterium encodes:
- a CDS encoding putative toxin-antitoxin system toxin component, PIN family, translating to MPAGARKKSSTTWLERKSALICAVIDTSIPIWAIVKPMGSVVPIVTHLRDRAYQAVYSFPILVELVTVFSLPRIRCKYHFTETDIATVVALLLTCGIPVVPERQIEVCRGQTDSMVLEAAVAVRADYIVTGGEELLVLGYFEGIRIVGPAEFLRALEEAG from the coding sequence ATGCCTGCTGGAGCGAGGAAGAAGTCGTCCACGACCTGGCTGGAGCGAAAGAGCGCCTTGATTTGCGCCGTTATTGATACCAGCATTCCTATCTGGGCCATCGTCAAGCCCATGGGGAGCGTAGTTCCGATTGTTACCCATCTGCGGGATAGAGCCTATCAGGCAGTCTATTCTTTCCCCATTTTGGTAGAACTGGTCACGGTCTTTTCCCTTCCCCGCATCCGCTGCAAATATCACTTTACGGAGACCGACATCGCAACCGTTGTGGCTTTGCTTCTCACATGCGGTATCCCGGTGGTCCCCGAACGACAAATTGAGGTTTGTCGGGGCCAGACAGACAGCATGGTGCTGGAAGCAGCAGTGGCAGTCAGGGCAGATTACATTGTGACCGGGGGCGAGGAATTGCTGGTACTCGGTTACTTTGAGGGCATCCGGATCGTGGGGCCTGCCGAATTTCTGCGGGCACTGGAGGAAGCGGGATGA
- a CDS encoding right-handed parallel beta-helix repeat-containing protein, translating to MKAFFRFFLALVLLWLPLLAQSASAQPTGQTYTVNTLSDNTTDDNFCTLREAILAANNANPIIYNGNCGAPSNGDDTIIFALNGTITLSTRLPSVQDASTTGKLTIDGDGDIAISGNNNLQIMSASIGANLTLKNLTITQSGGPYLGSGLFNNRGTVSLINVTFSDNKGQAIYNWLGTLDIRGSTFHNNEESVVIRSDMGVVNVKDSRFFNNRKGVIRIDGSAENVSILNVKDSIFSNNETSGSGGAIDLYLAEATIEDTRFSNNTAAGGGGAIQAVGSKLTLTRAEFSNNKARNGGALHILAGGSPTRMSEVAIRESTFAGNEASEGGAIDLYGKLDIASCQFSGNKAKATGPNTGKGGGIQSRPGSTLSVDGSYFLNNQADVRGGALVNNGTMTVRESAFLGNQANYGGGIANINGKGTIVNSTLANNDGTSGDGIYAQGEELKVINSTVSGNNGQGIRLESGTLILQNTIVANHADGDCIKTGGSLSDSRHNLIESSIYIYTCGLSHGSDGNLVGRDPQLGSLTGSPAYLPLQVDSPAIDAGDNTICASSLVNNRSQNGVTRPVDGDGNGVAVCDIGAYELAQGITRLFLPLITRSP from the coding sequence ATGAAGGCCTTCTTTCGCTTTTTTCTAGCTTTGGTCCTTCTCTGGCTGCCACTGCTTGCACAAAGCGCTTCGGCACAGCCCACAGGGCAAACTTATACCGTCAACACGCTTTCAGACAACACGACGGACGACAACTTTTGCACCTTACGCGAGGCTATCCTTGCCGCAAATAACGCAAACCCCATCATTTACAATGGAAACTGTGGTGCACCGAGCAACGGTGATGATACCATCATTTTTGCCTTGAACGGCACCATTACCCTCAGTACGAGGCTGCCGAGTGTTCAGGACGCCTCTACAACCGGGAAACTGACCATTGACGGCGATGGGGACATCGCTATCAGCGGGAATAACAACCTACAGATCATGAGTGCGAGCATTGGCGCAAACCTCACCCTGAAAAACCTGACGATCACCCAATCAGGAGGCCCTTATCTCGGCTCCGGCCTATTCAATAACCGCGGAACGGTGAGCCTCATCAATGTGACCTTCTCCGACAACAAAGGGCAAGCGATTTACAACTGGTTAGGAACGTTAGACATTCGGGGCAGCACTTTCCACAATAACGAAGAGAGTGTAGTAATTCGTAGCGACATGGGCGTAGTGAACGTGAAAGACAGCCGCTTTTTCAATAACCGCAAAGGGGTAATTCGTATCGATGGAAGCGCGGAGAATGTGAGCATACTGAATGTGAAAGACAGCATATTTTCCAATAACGAGACCTCTGGCTCCGGAGGGGCTATTGATCTTTACTTAGCTGAGGCGACCATTGAGGACACCCGCTTCTCAAACAACACAGCAGCCGGAGGCGGTGGCGCTATCCAAGCTGTCGGAAGTAAACTAACGCTCACCCGGGCCGAGTTCTCTAATAACAAGGCTAGAAACGGCGGGGCTCTCCATATCCTCGCCGGCGGCAGCCCAACCCGAATGAGCGAGGTAGCGATCCGCGAGAGCACCTTTGCGGGCAACGAAGCCTCAGAAGGCGGAGCCATTGACCTTTACGGCAAGCTCGACATAGCCTCTTGCCAGTTCTCCGGCAACAAGGCAAAAGCCACCGGCCCCAACACGGGGAAAGGCGGCGGAATTCAGAGCCGGCCTGGGAGCACGTTAAGCGTGGATGGCAGCTACTTCTTGAACAATCAAGCGGACGTAAGGGGCGGTGCTCTGGTCAATAACGGCACAATGACCGTTCGAGAAAGCGCTTTCTTGGGCAATCAAGCTAATTATGGTGGAGGGATCGCCAACATCAACGGCAAAGGTACAATCGTCAATAGCACTCTTGCCAATAACGATGGCACCTCCGGCGATGGCATCTATGCCCAGGGAGAGGAACTGAAGGTGATCAACAGCACCGTCTCCGGCAACAACGGCCAGGGCATTCGCCTAGAGAGCGGGACGTTGATCCTCCAAAACACCATTGTCGCTAACCATGCTGACGGCGATTGCATCAAGACCGGCGGTTCGCTGAGCGACAGCCGTCACAACCTGATCGAAAGCAGCATATATATATATACATGCGGGTTGAGCCATGGGAGCGACGGCAACCTTGTGGGACGCGATCCTCAACTCGGCTCGCTAACCGGTTCACCTGCTTATCTGCCCCTGCAGGTGGACAGCCCCGCAATTGATGCCGGGGACAACACAATTTGCGCCAGCTCGCTCGTCAACAATCGATCGCAAAACGGGGTGACCCGCCCTGTGGACGGCGATGGGAACGGAGTAGCCGTCTGCGACATCGGAGCTTATGAGCTTGCCCAGGGGATAACCCGGCTTTTCCTACCTTTGATCACGCGCTCACCCTAG
- a CDS encoding macro domain-containing protein — MARQVLFEHRTSTGQLIRIIQGDLTEEPVDAIVNAANEYLTHGGGVAGAIARKGGPEIQAESDRWVREHGPVRTGTAAITTAGRLPARYVIHAVGPIWRNRGDEDALLASAVTSALTLAAEHEVRSISLPAISSGIFGFPKPRAARVILDAVDTFLQAHPDGPIQEVNLCNIDDLTARLFLEEAQRRYHQ; from the coding sequence ATGGCCCGACAGGTCCTGTTCGAGCACCGTACATCTACTGGCCAACTCATTCGCATCATCCAGGGCGACCTCACTGAGGAGCCGGTAGATGCCATTGTCAACGCTGCCAACGAATACCTGACCCACGGCGGTGGCGTCGCTGGCGCCATCGCCCGCAAGGGTGGTCCCGAAATCCAAGCCGAAAGTGATCGCTGGGTACGCGAACACGGCCCAGTCCGCACAGGCACCGCTGCTATTACCACCGCCGGCCGCCTCCCCGCCCGCTACGTCATCCACGCCGTTGGCCCTATCTGGCGCAACCGCGGCGACGAGGATGCCCTCTTAGCCTCTGCGGTCACCTCGGCGCTGACCCTGGCCGCCGAACACGAGGTCCGCTCCATCTCGCTGCCTGCCATCTCCTCCGGTATCTTCGGCTTCCCCAAACCTCGGGCGGCGCGGGTCATCTTAGATGCCGTAGACACCTTCCTGCAAGCTCACCCTGACGGCCCGATCCAAGAGGTGAACCTGTGCAACATAGATGACCTGACGGCGCGCCTGTTCCTAGAGGAGGCGCAGCGACGCTATCATCAATGA
- a CDS encoding glutamine synthetase adenylyltransferase — MDTPNADHRDPLRKGLGDDEALRSLASVRVADGHAAKHRLYRLAEASETCRALDQCLPALLAALSDIADPDRVLVNLERLAHSVTDRHALFQYLAQNPRAIEILVTLFAGSQFLTEILLRNPNALPRLVEYKRLARLKSVGQLAAEAQAALAPYTAVDDQLDALRRFQRWELLRIGACDLLGLLDLPSVTAQLSCLADSLVRVCLIIAAQQTHTAVDGFAVLAMGKLGGGELNYSSDIDLLFIAASQASAYHALGQQLIEALTRVTSEGFLYRVDMRLRPWGTSGALVTSRDGYISYLRRHARLWEKQALLKARVIAGDEKIGNEFLRQAEPLLFNCAREEIRADVRALKQRIEAELRRNGGGWGEVKLGIGSIRDVEFVVQYLQLIHGGQCPHVRSPNTLDALVRLFAAGFLSAADYRVLVDGYTFLRTVEHHLQMMHYRQTHRLPDDHEQLTQLALRLGFEGSLAGARFLTRYQQHTAAIRAVYERYLEAEDPMAPDPPAHPPIPNSYHHLARMDPSYATTFSAEEIRHHSELAERLNDEHLVEVEAIPLDDRRWRVTIVAYDYLGELSLICGLLFVYGFNILDGDIFTYEPATASTVSTISGYRTRRRRPSPTADTRRKIVDVFTVRSELAEIPADIWARYTDDLAALLRELQAGRQREAQGALAKRIATALREAPGTTATLYPVDIEIDNSSSERYTVLHIDAPDTIGFLYEFTNALALNGIYIARVTVSSVGARVRDTLYVTDARGQKIISPNKQRELRAATVLVKHFTRLLPHSPNPELALLHFQELLGQLFARPNWPDELVSLERPEVLEALARLLGVSDFLWDDFLRMQYDNLFPLVRDVGALAVAKPKAQLQAELEAALQAAPDYEARRAALNAFKDREMFRIDMRYILGHITEFGQFSAELSDLAEAVVDAAYRLCHEKLQAQFGTPCLEDGAPCPIAVCGLGKCGGRELGFASDIELMFIYAGNGQTTGPHVITTAEFLEKLVQEFLQTIQAKREGIFEIDLRLRPYGRMGSLAVSLEAFRRYFGPGGPAWAYERQALVKLRPIAGDEALGRQIVALRDEFVYSGEPFDVAAMRAMRERQLRHLVAGGTINAKFSPGGLVDLEYLVQGLQIQHGHRDPTLRLTNTREAMAALAAAGILSPEDYARLREAHIFLRRLINALRMVRGNARDLTIPPPTSEEFAFLARRLGYGSELARLQEDLTRHTTAVQELSVKLLG, encoded by the coding sequence ATGGACACACCAAATGCCGATCATCGTGATCCGTTGCGCAAGGGATTGGGTGACGACGAAGCGCTCAGATCGCTCGCATCGGTTCGGGTGGCTGATGGGCATGCCGCCAAACATCGCCTGTATCGTCTGGCTGAAGCCTCTGAAACATGCCGCGCGCTCGATCAATGCCTTCCCGCCTTGCTGGCCGCCCTCAGCGACATCGCGGACCCTGATCGCGTCTTGGTAAACCTGGAGCGGCTCGCCCACAGCGTGACGGATCGGCATGCCCTCTTCCAATACTTGGCCCAGAACCCGCGTGCCATTGAGATCCTGGTGACCCTCTTTGCAGGCAGCCAGTTCCTCACCGAGATCTTGCTGCGCAACCCCAACGCCCTCCCACGGCTGGTCGAGTACAAGCGCCTGGCCCGCCTGAAGAGCGTGGGACAACTCGCCGCCGAAGCCCAGGCGGCTCTAGCGCCCTATACGGCAGTGGATGATCAGCTCGACGCGCTACGACGCTTTCAGCGCTGGGAGCTGTTGCGCATCGGCGCGTGCGACCTGCTTGGCCTGCTCGATTTACCCAGTGTGACCGCCCAACTCTCATGCCTGGCCGACAGCCTGGTCCGCGTGTGTCTTATCATCGCCGCCCAACAGACCCACACCGCTGTGGATGGCTTCGCCGTCCTTGCGATGGGAAAACTAGGAGGCGGAGAGCTGAACTACAGCTCAGATATTGATCTACTGTTCATCGCCGCATCGCAGGCTTCGGCATATCATGCGCTTGGCCAGCAGCTGATCGAGGCGCTAACCCGCGTTACCTCTGAAGGATTCCTCTACCGGGTGGACATGCGGTTGCGCCCCTGGGGGACCAGCGGCGCGCTGGTCACCTCACGAGACGGATACATCTCTTATCTGCGCCGTCATGCTCGGCTGTGGGAAAAACAGGCCCTTCTCAAAGCGCGCGTGATCGCCGGCGACGAGAAAATCGGAAACGAGTTCCTGCGCCAGGCAGAGCCATTGCTCTTCAATTGCGCTCGCGAGGAAATCCGCGCCGACGTCCGAGCGCTCAAACAGCGCATCGAGGCAGAGCTGCGCCGAAATGGAGGGGGATGGGGCGAAGTCAAGCTGGGCATCGGCTCCATCCGCGATGTCGAGTTCGTCGTCCAATATCTGCAACTGATCCACGGTGGGCAGTGTCCCCATGTGCGCAGCCCTAACACGCTTGACGCCCTTGTGCGGCTGTTCGCCGCCGGCTTCCTCTCGGCCGCCGATTACCGGGTGCTAGTTGATGGGTATACGTTCCTGCGCACGGTGGAACATCACCTGCAGATGATGCACTACCGGCAAACGCATCGGCTGCCCGATGACCACGAACAATTGACTCAACTCGCCCTACGACTGGGCTTCGAGGGAAGCTTGGCCGGCGCTCGCTTCCTTACCCGCTACCAGCAGCACACCGCGGCGATCCGCGCGGTGTACGAACGTTATCTGGAGGCTGAAGACCCCATGGCACCAGACCCACCGGCTCATCCTCCCATCCCCAACAGCTATCACCACCTGGCGCGCATGGACCCCTCTTACGCGACGACGTTCAGCGCTGAGGAAATCCGACATCATAGCGAGTTGGCCGAGCGGCTCAACGATGAACATCTGGTGGAGGTGGAAGCCATCCCGCTGGATGATCGGCGTTGGCGCGTCACCATTGTGGCTTACGACTACTTGGGCGAGCTCTCACTGATCTGCGGGCTACTGTTCGTGTACGGCTTCAACATCCTGGATGGCGACATCTTCACTTACGAGCCGGCCACCGCCTCGACAGTTTCAACCATCTCAGGCTATCGGACCCGACGACGACGTCCCTCACCAACAGCGGACACGCGACGGAAAATCGTGGACGTGTTCACTGTACGATCAGAGCTGGCCGAAATCCCGGCTGATATCTGGGCGCGCTATACAGATGATCTAGCTGCCCTGCTGCGAGAGCTCCAGGCCGGCCGGCAGCGAGAGGCGCAGGGCGCTTTGGCCAAACGGATCGCCACCGCCCTGCGCGAGGCCCCCGGTACCACGGCCACGCTCTACCCAGTGGACATCGAGATCGACAACTCCAGCTCCGAGCGGTACACGGTCCTCCACATTGACGCTCCCGATACCATTGGCTTCCTTTACGAGTTCACCAACGCCCTAGCGCTCAACGGCATCTATATCGCCCGGGTAACGGTGAGTTCCGTGGGCGCGCGAGTGCGAGACACCCTCTACGTCACCGATGCGCGTGGGCAAAAGATCATTTCCCCCAACAAGCAACGCGAGCTACGCGCTGCCACAGTTCTGGTGAAACATTTCACCCGGCTGCTACCCCACTCGCCCAACCCCGAACTGGCCTTGTTACACTTCCAAGAGCTCCTCGGGCAACTGTTCGCGCGCCCCAATTGGCCGGACGAGCTCGTCTCACTAGAACGGCCCGAGGTCCTGGAGGCGCTTGCCCGTCTACTCGGCGTCAGCGATTTCTTGTGGGATGACTTCCTGCGCATGCAGTACGACAACCTGTTCCCGCTCGTGCGCGACGTAGGCGCGTTGGCTGTGGCCAAGCCCAAAGCCCAGCTGCAGGCCGAGCTAGAGGCCGCGCTGCAAGCGGCCCCCGATTATGAGGCCCGACGGGCAGCTCTGAACGCCTTCAAAGACCGCGAGATGTTCCGCATTGACATGCGGTACATCCTGGGGCACATCACGGAATTCGGCCAATTCTCGGCAGAGCTGTCTGACCTCGCCGAGGCCGTCGTGGACGCGGCCTATCGCCTTTGCCATGAAAAATTGCAAGCTCAGTTCGGGACGCCTTGCCTCGAGGACGGCGCGCCCTGTCCAATCGCTGTTTGCGGGCTGGGCAAGTGCGGTGGACGGGAGCTAGGGTTCGCCTCGGACATCGAGCTGATGTTTATCTACGCTGGCAACGGTCAGACCACCGGCCCTCATGTCATCACCACGGCCGAGTTCCTTGAGAAGCTGGTCCAGGAGTTCCTGCAGACGATCCAAGCGAAGCGGGAAGGCATCTTCGAGATAGATCTGCGGCTGCGCCCGTATGGGCGGATGGGCAGCCTGGCAGTGTCGCTGGAGGCCTTTCGACGTTATTTCGGCCCGGGCGGGCCGGCGTGGGCCTACGAGCGACAGGCGTTGGTAAAGCTACGCCCCATTGCCGGCGATGAGGCGCTGGGCCGGCAGATCGTAGCCCTGCGCGATGAATTCGTCTACAGCGGCGAGCCTTTCGATGTCGCTGCCATGCGCGCCATGCGCGAGCGCCAGCTTCGCCATCTCGTGGCCGGCGGCACCATCAACGCCAAGTTCAGCCCTGGGGGGTTGGTAGACCTGGAATATCTAGTACAGGGTTTGCAGATACAACATGGCCACCGCGACCCCACCCTGCGTCTGACCAATACACGCGAGGCGATGGCAGCACTGGCAGCGGCGGGGATCCTCTCGCCGGAGGACTACGCACGGCTGCGCGAGGCGCATATCTTCCTGCGCCGGCTGATCAACGCGCTGCGCATGGTGCGCGGCAACGCCCGAGACCTGACCATCCCTCCGCCCACCAGTGAGGAGTTCGCATTCCTGGCTCGCCGCTTGGGATACGGAAGCGAACTCGCCCGGCTCCAAGAAGACTTAACCCGACATACCACAGCGGTGCAGGAGCTGAGCGTGAAGCTACTGGGATAG
- the glnA gene encoding type I glutamate--ammonia ligase, producing MPLQCHTPEDVLAVIRERDIQIVDVRFIDMPGIWQHFSVPAKAFDMSAFTEGLGFDGSSIRGFQQIQESDMLLVPDPTTAFLDPFTAVPTLVLICNVRDPITRQNYTRDPRYIAQKAEAYLRSTGIADVSYWGPEAEFFVFNDIRYGQDVNYGFYYIDSIEGSWNTGKEENPNLGYKPRIKEGYFPVPPSDVLQDIRTQMVLTMIEAGIEVEAHHHEVATGGQCEIDMRFCTLTQMADNLIKYKYIVKNVARKNGMTATFMPKPLFGDNGSGMHCHQSLWKDGVNLFYDENGYAGLSQLALYYIGGILKHAAALLAFCAPTVNSYHRLVPGFEAPINLVYSQRNRSACCRIPMYSQNPKSKRVEVRFPDPSCNGYLAFAAMLMAGLDGIQNQIDPGEPIDKDLYDLPPEEAARVKSTPGSLSEVLDALEADHEFLLKGDVFTPDVIEVWLEYKRTREVDPIRLRPHPYEFHLYFDI from the coding sequence ATGCCACTTCAGTGTCACACCCCAGAGGATGTTTTGGCCGTCATCCGAGAACGGGATATCCAAATCGTAGATGTCCGCTTCATTGACATGCCCGGTATCTGGCAGCACTTCTCAGTGCCGGCCAAGGCATTTGATATGAGCGCCTTCACCGAGGGCCTTGGGTTTGACGGGTCATCTATCCGCGGCTTCCAGCAGATCCAAGAAAGCGACATGCTGTTGGTCCCCGACCCGACCACTGCCTTCTTGGATCCTTTCACCGCCGTGCCGACGCTGGTGCTCATCTGCAACGTGCGCGATCCGATCACCCGCCAGAACTACACCCGGGATCCGCGCTACATCGCGCAGAAGGCAGAGGCATACCTCCGGAGCACAGGCATTGCAGATGTCAGCTACTGGGGTCCCGAGGCCGAATTCTTCGTCTTCAATGACATCCGCTACGGACAGGACGTCAACTACGGCTTCTACTATATTGACTCGATCGAAGGAAGCTGGAACACCGGTAAGGAAGAAAACCCCAACCTCGGCTACAAACCCCGCATTAAGGAGGGATACTTCCCGGTGCCGCCCAGCGATGTCTTACAGGACATCCGCACCCAAATGGTGCTGACCATGATCGAAGCGGGCATCGAGGTCGAGGCGCATCACCATGAGGTGGCCACTGGCGGGCAATGCGAAATTGATATGCGCTTCTGCACCCTGACCCAGATGGCCGACAATCTGATCAAGTACAAGTACATCGTGAAGAACGTTGCCCGCAAGAACGGCATGACGGCCACCTTCATGCCTAAGCCGCTCTTCGGCGATAACGGCTCAGGCATGCACTGCCATCAGAGCCTTTGGAAGGACGGCGTGAACCTGTTCTATGATGAAAACGGCTACGCCGGTCTAAGCCAGTTGGCTCTCTATTATATCGGCGGCATCCTTAAGCACGCGGCGGCTCTACTCGCCTTCTGCGCGCCAACGGTTAACTCATACCACCGCCTGGTACCAGGCTTTGAGGCGCCGATCAACCTGGTATACTCGCAGCGCAACCGTTCCGCCTGTTGCCGTATCCCTATGTACTCGCAGAATCCAAAATCAAAGCGCGTAGAGGTGCGCTTCCCAGACCCCTCGTGCAACGGCTATCTGGCCTTCGCCGCGATGTTAATGGCCGGCCTCGACGGCATCCAGAATCAGATTGACCCCGGTGAGCCTATCGACAAGGACCTGTATGACCTGCCACCGGAAGAAGCCGCGCGCGTCAAGTCCACTCCTGGTTCCCTGTCCGAAGTGCTCGACGCGCTAGAGGCAGATCACGAGTTTCTGCTGAAAGGGGATGTCTTCACGCCGGACGTGATCGAGGTTTGGCTGGAGTACAAGCGCACTCGCGAGGTGGACCCGATCCGCCTACGCCCCCATCCGTACGAGTTCCACCTGTACTTCGATATCTGA
- the thrS gene encoding threonine--tRNA ligase: protein MTAQKNDERQGQDQDFLYRLRHSTAHVMAGVVLERFPDGKIAIGPPIENGFYYDFDLPRPLTREDLEWIEARMREVIARDYPFVRRVVSPEEARRLFADQPYKLELIDSILAAGTDEYGEKAQGNTELTTYRHGDFEDLCRGPHLERTGQIPIDGFKLLNVAGAYWRGDERRPMLQRIYGTAWPSKAELERYLTWLEEVERRDHRRLGKELDLFSTSPELGGGLILWHPKGGLIRYLAEEFARQEHLKAGYDFVFSPHIGRSWLWQTSGHLEWYRENMYSPLDIEGQEYYLKPMNCPFHILIYKSRLRSYRDLPLRFAEWGTVYRYERSGVLHGLLRVRGFTQDDAHLFCRPDQMPEEIDRVLNFCLFILRSFGFEEFQAYLATRNPEKAAAEPEAWEAPTEALRAALERAGIPYQIDEGGAAFYGPKIDLKLLDALGREWQLSTIQFDFVLPERFGLTYIGEDGAEHRPYMIHRALYGSMERFFGVLIEHYGGAFPVWLAPVQARLIPIADRHVTYAREVAARLKEAGLRVEVDDSNQRMNAKIRDAQLQKVPYMLVVGDREMANGTVAVRLRTGEDRGPMPVEDFLKMACQVIAAKALI, encoded by the coding sequence ATGACAGCTCAGAAGAACGATGAAAGACAAGGACAGGACCAGGATTTCCTTTACAGATTGCGTCATTCTACGGCCCATGTGATGGCTGGTGTGGTGCTGGAGCGATTTCCCGACGGCAAGATCGCGATTGGCCCACCTATCGAGAACGGATTCTACTATGACTTCGACCTGCCGCGCCCGCTGACCCGAGAGGACTTGGAATGGATCGAGGCGCGCATGCGCGAGGTGATCGCCCGTGACTACCCCTTCGTGCGGCGGGTCGTCTCGCCAGAGGAGGCGCGCCGGCTGTTCGCCGATCAGCCGTACAAGCTGGAACTAATTGATTCGATACTGGCCGCTGGAACGGACGAATACGGTGAAAAGGCGCAAGGGAACACCGAGCTGACGACTTACCGGCACGGAGACTTCGAGGATCTCTGCCGTGGCCCTCACCTAGAGCGCACTGGCCAGATCCCCATCGACGGCTTCAAGCTGCTCAACGTCGCCGGTGCTTATTGGCGCGGCGATGAACGCCGCCCCATGTTGCAACGGATTTATGGGACGGCCTGGCCCAGCAAGGCAGAGCTGGAACGTTACCTAACCTGGCTCGAAGAGGTAGAGCGGCGCGATCATCGCCGGCTAGGCAAGGAACTGGACCTCTTCTCCACCAGCCCCGAGCTGGGGGGCGGCCTGATCCTGTGGCATCCTAAGGGAGGGCTCATCCGCTACCTGGCTGAGGAGTTCGCCCGGCAAGAGCATCTCAAAGCCGGCTACGACTTCGTGTTCTCGCCGCACATCGGCCGATCATGGCTATGGCAGACAAGTGGGCACCTCGAGTGGTATCGAGAGAACATGTACTCACCCTTAGATATCGAGGGACAAGAGTATTACCTCAAGCCGATGAATTGCCCATTCCACATCCTGATCTACAAAAGCCGATTGCGCTCGTACCGCGACTTACCACTGCGCTTTGCTGAGTGGGGCACGGTCTATCGCTACGAGCGCAGTGGCGTGTTACATGGCCTGCTGCGAGTGCGCGGCTTCACCCAAGACGACGCCCATCTGTTCTGCCGGCCTGATCAGATGCCAGAGGAAATCGACCGGGTGCTCAATTTTTGCCTGTTCATTCTGCGTTCCTTTGGCTTCGAGGAATTTCAGGCCTATCTGGCTACGCGCAATCCGGAAAAAGCCGCCGCCGAGCCCGAAGCGTGGGAAGCCCCCACGGAGGCGCTGCGAGCAGCCTTGGAACGTGCAGGAATCCCCTATCAGATTGACGAGGGTGGAGCCGCCTTCTACGGGCCGAAGATTGACCTCAAGCTGCTCGACGCACTGGGACGCGAGTGGCAGTTGAGCACGATCCAGTTTGATTTCGTCCTGCCAGAGCGCTTTGGACTGACCTACATAGGCGAGGACGGGGCCGAGCACCGGCCGTATATGATCCATCGGGCGCTATATGGCTCGATGGAACGCTTCTTCGGCGTGCTCATCGAGCACTACGGTGGAGCCTTTCCCGTCTGGCTGGCGCCAGTACAGGCGCGGCTCATTCCCATCGCCGACCGCCATGTGACCTACGCCCGCGAGGTCGCAGCCAGACTCAAGGAGGCCGGCCTGCGCGTGGAGGTGGACGACTCCAACCAGCGCATGAATGCCAAGATCCGCGACGCTCAGTTACAAAAGGTCCCGTACATGCTGGTGGTGGGTGATCGCGAGATGGCAAACGGCACAGTGGCCGTCCGCCTGCGCACTGGCGAAGACCGAGGGCCTATGCCCGTAGAAGATTTCCTGAAAATGGCCTGCCAAGTGATCGCGGCCAAGGCGCTGATCTGA
- a CDS encoding xanthine dehydrogenase family protein subunit M → MQDFDYIAPHSVLEVISLLSRNGDQARILSGGTDLLVQLREGRRNATLLIDIKRIPEVNELSYDPVTGLRLGAAVTCHRIGRNPAIVHVYPGLMDAISLIGGVQIQGRASIGGNLCNASPAADSIPALIVHKATCVIAGPYGYREVPVEEFCIAPGQTILQRGEFLVWLQIPPPQPGFGAAYLRFTPRNEMDIAVVGAGASVILDESHASFVSARIALGAVAPTPLFVPEAGEWLAGRPVSAEAIEEAARIAQAAARPITDMRGTAAQRRHLSAVLTRRALERAIQRAREGTASPSAPYFMSSH, encoded by the coding sequence ATGCAGGACTTCGACTATATAGCCCCCCACAGTGTCCTTGAGGTGATCTCACTCCTGTCTAGAAACGGGGATCAAGCCCGCATCTTGAGCGGTGGCACGGATCTCCTGGTACAGTTACGCGAGGGGCGGCGCAACGCCACGCTTCTGATAGACATCAAACGGATTCCAGAGGTAAACGAGCTCTCTTATGACCCCGTCACAGGGCTGCGATTGGGTGCAGCTGTAACCTGCCATCGCATCGGCCGAAACCCAGCTATCGTCCATGTCTATCCCGGCCTGATGGATGCTATCTCGTTAATCGGGGGGGTCCAAATCCAAGGGCGGGCGAGCATAGGTGGCAACCTCTGCAATGCATCGCCTGCGGCTGACTCAATCCCGGCCCTCATCGTTCACAAGGCCACTTGCGTCATCGCAGGTCCCTACGGATATCGGGAGGTCCCGGTTGAAGAGTTTTGCATCGCCCCTGGCCAGACTATCCTGCAGCGCGGCGAGTTCCTGGTCTGGCTGCAGATCCCTCCGCCGCAGCCTGGATTTGGGGCCGCGTATTTGCGCTTCACTCCGCGCAACGAGATGGACATCGCCGTGGTAGGTGCAGGAGCCTCCGTCATCCTGGATGAGAGCCACGCCTCATTTGTGTCAGCCCGGATTGCCCTAGGCGCAGTGGCGCCAACGCCGCTTTTTGTGCCAGAGGCCGGCGAATGGCTAGCCGGCCGCCCGGTCTCCGCCGAAGCCATCGAGGAGGCAGCCCGCATTGCGCAGGCGGCTGCCCGTCCCATCACCGATATGCGTGGGACGGCCGCTCAGCGCAGACATCTCTCGGCGGTGTTGACCCGCCGCGCGCTGGAGCGGGCAATCCAGCGGGCGCGCGAAGGAACAGCATCTCCAAGCGCACCTTATTTTATGTCAAGTCATTAA